In Lolium rigidum isolate FL_2022 chromosome 3, APGP_CSIRO_Lrig_0.1, whole genome shotgun sequence, the genomic window TTGGCGAGAGAGGCAGGGGAATCGAGACGGGAAGGAGAGATCGCGGAAGCAGGGTCATGGTGGACTGGGCTGGGTGCGgtgtatttttattattatttcttaTTAATTTTGGACGCTTAAATTCGCTGCAAGTCAAAGTGCCCAGTCACGAGCGTGGCAGCGCAATGCAAAATCGGATGCACTCGAACGAACTTGAAAGGGTACCAGATCGCTTTATACAGGTGATCGCCGTGGTCGCCCAGCCACTACGTACGTTTTCAATGTACTAGTAGCACGTAAGCACGTACAAATCTCAAGCCCATTTGCTTCTCACGTTCTAGTAGCACAAAAAAAAAGTACGTATGTATGTGTGTTATCCCGGTGTGGCGCATGCTATCTCTGATCTAGACATTCCTGACACGCACTGTGAAAGGACGAAAAAAGAAgatgtccaaaaatccaaatatttgtatttttcaccgtGTCTGATGGAATTTATTAGCTAAGTAATATTTATATCCTTCTTTATATGCATTCTTCTAAGTAATATTTATATTGTTGCTATATAGCTATTAGGGCATATTGGATATGTGCCTTTATAGgtatacctattggggcacttgGACATGTGCCCTTGTAGCTATATACCTATTATGGCACTTTAGATATGTGCCCTAATAGGTATATCTTTTATGGCATTTTAGATATGTGCCTACATAGGTATGTGCTATTAGGGCACTTAGAAAAATGTGCCCCGAATTGGAGTCTTTTAGGGCACATCTAAAATGTGCCCCTAAGCATGTGCCCTGAAATGTCTACCGTGTTGGAGTGACGCTTGCGAACTGGGTGTGGCAGGGAGAAGCGGTGCTGGTCCTAGGCACGCGGGCGGCGGCCGACGACGCGGCGGTTGTCACGGGAGGAGAAGACCTCACCCCCATTTAATGATTTATGGGAGTTTTTATTTCTTAATATGGACTGACAAGTGGGCCCTCTGCACACATAAGCAATTTCATTAGTTTTGGGCCACGTCATCACTTACAGCGGGCCCAATCAGTTAGAAACGGTGTCAATTCAGGATCAATTCACTAGGCTTAGTGTTTTATGCTAACAATCTAacaaaatgtggtggttttttgtcctGTAAACTTTATATTTCAACTGTAAAGTGGTAATTTTATGCTATTAGCTCCGAGATGGCCGACAACCCTTGTACCACACATTGCCAAACTTTGTTATCGGCTTTAGGGGCTGTCGGTGGAATATTTTTGTACTCCGTATATAATTTGGCTCATTTCGCGGTGCATGTGAGCAGAGCCCACTACACGACTAGACGTCATTGCGACAACACACGAGTGGAATAGTACCGGCTAGTCGAGCTGCTGAACTCTCGCCATGGACGCCCggtcatcatcctcgccgtcgccgctgcgCATCGTCATCTCCCCGTGGCTCGCGTTCGGCCACCTACTCCCGTACCTGGAGCTTGCCGAGCGGCTGGCTTTGCGGGGCCACTCCGTCTCCTACGTCTCCACGCCGCGCAACATCGCCCGCCTCCCGCCGTTGCGCCCCGCCACGGCGCCCCGCGTCGACCTCGTTGCTCTCCCGCTCCCGCGCGTCCAAGGTCTCCCTGATGGCGCCGAGTCCAGCCACGACGTCCCCGACGAGATGCGGGAGCTCCACCTTAAGGCCTTCGACGGCCTCGCCGCGCCCTTCGCGGAGTTCCTGGCCGCCGCGTGCGCCGACGAGGCCACGAGGCCTCACTGGATCGTCGCCGATGCCTTCCACCActgggccgccgcctccgccctcgACCACAAGGTTCGGTTCGGTCCACGAAAGCCGGCCAGTTTGCGCGCTCCTATTTATATCTTAGATTCTCAAAAGTAATTTGTTTCATGGATCGCCAGGTGCCATTCGCGCTGCTTCTGCCGACCGCTGCATTTCTCGCCACggtgccgcgcccgccgccggaGCACGCCGATTCTGCCGTCGCCTCTGTGTTTGAACAGGCTGCCGCGGCCGCGCACGCTGTTCCACGTTACGAGCGGGAGGAGACGGCGACGTTCCTCACCAGCAATCGGGCGGCGTCGTCCGGTATGTCCAACCTCCAGCGCTGCCTCTTGACGCAGGAGAGGTGCACACTCACGGCTATGCGGAGCTGCGTCGAGTGGGAGCCCGAGTCCTTCCCGCTGGTGGCCACGCTCCTCGGCAAGCCGGTG contains:
- the LOC124700978 gene encoding UDP-glycosyltransferase 91C1-like, giving the protein MDARSSSSPSPLRIVISPWLAFGHLLPYLELAERLALRGHSVSYVSTPRNIARLPPLRPATAPRVDLVALPLPRVQGLPDGAESSHDVPDEMRELHLKAFDGLAAPFAEFLAAACADEATRPHWIVADAFHHWAAASALDHKVPFALLLPTAAFLATVPRPPPEHADSAVASVFEQAAAAAHAVPRYEREETATFLTSNRAASSGMSNLQRCLLTQERCTLTAMRSCVEWEPESFPLVATLLGKPVVPLGLLPPSPDGGRRANGSEHATVRWLDAQPPGSVVYVAMGSEVPLRVDQVHELALGLELAGTRFLWALRKPRGAGVLDDTDVLPPGFQERTRGHGLVSMGWVPQMSILAHAAVGGFLTHCGRNSLVEGLLFGHPLVMLPIYGDQGPNARQMEAKKVGLQVARDENDGSFDRHGVASAVRSVMVEGEARRGFVAGAAKMQEVVADTELHDRYIDDFVQHLRSYSAASATAASNS